From Woronichinia naegeliana WA131, the proteins below share one genomic window:
- a CDS encoding metallophosphoesterase — protein MIGLQRTQRLKRFWLIFVLVGALIVCNSITSPSQAKTLPPQPSTVIVAVGDIACDPQSPYFNEGKGKNDNCQMRATADLVPKIKPKAVLVLGDNQYEKGELENYRKSYDPTWGKFKSITKPVPGNHEYATDQAAGYFDYFGKLAGDRTKGYYSFNLGNWHLIALNSNCEFVGGCNAGSPQEKWLKADLKANSKACTLAFWHHPRFSSGLHGNNKALDIFWRDLYAAGAELVLSGHDHDYERFAPQGLNDTVDLKQGIRQFVIGSGGKNLYPFKTVRANSEVRNNDTYGILKLTLQPQGYTWDYKPIPGSDFTDQGKATCH, from the coding sequence GTGATCGGTTTACAACGCACTCAACGACTGAAACGGTTCTGGCTGATTTTCGTTTTAGTGGGAGCCTTGATTGTCTGCAATTCAATTACTTCTCCTAGTCAAGCCAAAACACTGCCGCCCCAACCCTCCACCGTCATTGTGGCTGTGGGGGATATTGCCTGTGATCCCCAAAGTCCCTACTTTAACGAAGGGAAAGGTAAGAATGACAATTGTCAGATGCGGGCAACGGCGGATCTCGTACCGAAAATTAAACCAAAAGCAGTGCTTGTGCTAGGAGATAATCAGTACGAAAAAGGGGAGTTGGAAAATTATCGGAAATCCTATGACCCAACCTGGGGAAAGTTTAAAAGTATTACTAAACCTGTACCGGGTAATCATGAATATGCCACGGATCAAGCGGCTGGTTATTTTGATTATTTTGGCAAACTAGCCGGCGATCGCACCAAAGGTTACTACAGTTTTAATTTAGGGAACTGGCATCTGATTGCCCTGAATTCTAACTGTGAATTTGTGGGCGGCTGTAATGCAGGTTCTCCCCAGGAAAAGTGGTTGAAAGCAGATTTGAAAGCTAATTCTAAAGCTTGTACGCTTGCTTTTTGGCATCATCCCCGCTTCTCCTCTGGCTTACATGGGAATAACAAAGCCCTAGATATTTTTTGGCGGGATCTATACGCCGCAGGAGCGGAACTGGTGTTATCCGGCCATGACCATGACTATGAACGTTTTGCTCCCCAGGGCTTAAACGACACCGTTGATCTAAAACAGGGGATTCGTCAATTTGTGATCGGGAGTGGCGGCAAAAATCTTTATCCGTTTAAGACGGTGCGGGCCAATAGCGAAGTTCGCAATAATGACACCTATGGCATTTTAAAATTAACGCTCCAACCCCAAGGTTATACTTGGGACTATAAGCCTATCCCTGGGAGTGATTTTACTGATCAGGGAAAGGCAACCTGTCATTAA
- the pruA gene encoding L-glutamate gamma-semialdehyde dehydrogenase, producing MELLAQTREKRSLWDKISDNLRWDDKLLDWAMASPGLRMQLFRFIDCLPALKSNAEIANHLQQYLGQENVELPGALKGILNFTDPHTPPAQLAAATISKATETLAFKYISGETIEQVIKAVERLRKEKMGFTIDLLGEAVITETEAEAYYQSYLNLMEQLTQQAKSWSRVAQIDQADDEIVPTVQVSVKLTAFYSQFDSFDPEGSKAKVCDRIRALLRRAKELGVAVHFDMEQYAYKDVILNILKELLIETEFRSRTDIGVTLQAYLRDSEEDLKQLIEWGKHRGYPVTIRLVKGAYWDQETIKAQQNHWPIPVYHEKAETDTNYERMTRLLLENHEYLYAAIGSHNVRSQALACAITETLQIPKRRFEMQVLYGMGDALAKALVKRGHRVRVYAPYGKLLPGMAYLIRRLLENTANSSFLRQSLEDRPVEDLIAAPKVLNIPNLPTKGYANSPDTDYANSVLRDKAIESLNQVENSLGKTYLPYINGEYVNTEVYIDSVNPSRFQELIGKVGLINLDQADQALEAAKNAFPAWKKTPVSERCAILRNAAKIMEERRHELNAWICLEVGKIIPQADAEVSEAIDFCCYYADEMERLDRGHNYDIAGETNRYFYQPRGLALVISPWNFPLAIAVGMTVAALVTGNCTLLKPAETSIVIAAKITEILIAAGIPKGVFQFVPGKGSVVGSHMVNHPDVHLIAFTGSREVGCRIYADAAVLQPGQKHLKRVIAEMGGKNAIIVDESADLDQAVASTVYSAFGYTGQKCSACSRVIVLEPVYDAFVERFVEAAKSLNVGPTDDPSTQVGPVIDGTAQKRIKEYIEKGKLESEIALTGDINLDGYFVSPTIFKNVSAHDIIAQEEIFGPVIAVIKVASFDEALAVANGTDYALTGGLFSRTPEHIDRANREFEVGNLYINRTITGAIVSRQPFGGFKLSGVGSKAGGPDYLLQFLEPRHVTENIQRQGFAPIEGADQ from the coding sequence ATGGAACTCCTCGCCCAAACCCGTGAAAAGCGATCGCTGTGGGACAAAATTAGTGATAACCTGCGTTGGGACGACAAGTTATTAGATTGGGCTATGGCCAGTCCTGGGCTAAGAATGCAATTGTTTCGCTTTATTGATTGTTTACCTGCTCTGAAAAGTAACGCCGAAATTGCTAACCATTTACAACAATATTTAGGACAAGAAAATGTCGAATTACCTGGGGCATTAAAAGGCATTTTAAACTTTACTGATCCCCATACTCCCCCCGCTCAATTAGCTGCCGCAACCATTAGTAAAGCAACGGAAACCCTCGCCTTTAAATATATCTCTGGGGAAACCATTGAACAGGTGATTAAAGCCGTTGAACGGTTACGCAAGGAAAAGATGGGTTTTACCATTGACCTATTAGGAGAAGCCGTTATTACCGAAACGGAAGCCGAAGCCTATTACCAAAGTTATTTAAACTTAATGGAACAGTTGACACAGCAAGCAAAAAGTTGGTCAAGGGTGGCTCAAATTGATCAAGCTGATGATGAAATTGTGCCTACGGTTCAGGTTTCTGTCAAATTAACCGCTTTTTATTCCCAATTTGATTCCTTCGATCCAGAGGGCAGTAAAGCTAAAGTCTGCGATCGCATTCGAGCTTTATTACGTCGCGCCAAAGAATTAGGAGTTGCCGTTCATTTTGATATGGAACAGTACGCCTATAAAGATGTTATTTTAAATATTCTCAAGGAATTATTAATCGAAACAGAATTTCGCTCTCGTACCGATATTGGTGTCACCTTACAAGCCTATTTACGAGACTCCGAAGAAGATTTAAAACAGTTAATTGAGTGGGGCAAACATCGCGGTTATCCTGTTACTATTCGCCTAGTTAAAGGAGCCTATTGGGATCAAGAAACTATCAAAGCCCAACAAAATCACTGGCCCATTCCTGTCTATCACGAAAAGGCAGAAACCGATACCAATTATGAGCGTATGACCCGTTTATTATTGGAAAATCACGAATATTTATACGCGGCGATCGGTAGTCATAATGTGCGTTCCCAAGCCCTAGCCTGTGCGATCACGGAAACATTACAAATTCCTAAACGCCGTTTTGAAATGCAAGTTTTATACGGTATGGGTGACGCTTTGGCCAAGGCTTTAGTCAAACGCGGTCATCGGGTTCGGGTCTATGCGCCCTACGGTAAATTGTTACCAGGCATGGCCTATTTAATTCGTCGGCTGTTAGAAAATACTGCCAATAGTTCTTTCCTGCGCCAAAGTTTAGAAGACCGTCCTGTTGAGGATTTAATTGCTGCGCCTAAAGTGTTAAATATTCCCAATTTACCCACCAAAGGTTATGCTAATTCTCCTGATACCGACTATGCCAATTCGGTTTTGCGAGACAAAGCAATAGAATCCTTAAATCAGGTTGAAAATAGTTTAGGAAAAACTTATTTACCTTATATTAACGGCGAATACGTTAATACAGAAGTTTATATTGACTCCGTTAATCCTTCCCGTTTTCAAGAACTAATTGGTAAAGTCGGTTTAATTAATTTAGACCAAGCCGATCAAGCCCTAGAAGCGGCCAAAAATGCCTTCCCAGCCTGGAAGAAAACCCCAGTTTCCGAACGCTGTGCAATCCTGCGTAATGCGGCCAAAATCATGGAAGAGCGTCGCCATGAATTGAATGCTTGGATTTGTTTGGAAGTCGGTAAAATCATTCCCCAAGCCGATGCCGAGGTCTCCGAAGCAATTGATTTTTGTTGCTATTATGCCGATGAAATGGAACGATTAGATCGCGGTCACAATTACGATATTGCGGGGGAAACTAACCGCTATTTCTATCAACCGCGTGGTCTAGCTCTCGTTATTTCGCCCTGGAATTTTCCCCTTGCGATCGCTGTTGGTATGACCGTCGCGGCCTTAGTAACAGGTAATTGTACCCTCTTAAAACCAGCGGAAACTTCCATCGTAATTGCGGCAAAAATCACCGAAATTTTAATCGCCGCAGGCATTCCTAAAGGTGTATTTCAATTTGTGCCTGGTAAAGGTTCTGTGGTCGGTTCCCACATGGTTAATCATCCCGATGTGCATTTAATCGCCTTTACTGGATCGCGGGAAGTGGGCTGTCGAATTTATGCCGATGCGGCGGTTTTACAGCCTGGTCAAAAGCATTTAAAACGGGTCATTGCCGAAATGGGCGGCAAGAATGCCATCATCGTGGATGAAAGTGCTGACCTCGATCAAGCGGTAGCTAGTACGGTTTATTCCGCCTTTGGTTATACGGGTCAAAAATGTTCAGCCTGTTCGCGGGTAATTGTCCTAGAGCCTGTTTATGATGCCTTTGTGGAGCGATTTGTGGAGGCTGCTAAATCCTTAAATGTGGGGCCAACGGATGACCCTAGTACGCAAGTCGGGCCTGTGATTGATGGCACTGCACAAAAACGCATTAAGGAATACATCGAAAAGGGCAAATTAGAGTCAGAAATTGCCTTAACGGGTGACATTAACTTAGACGGTTATTTTGTCAGTCCGACCATTTTCAAAAATGTTTCTGCCCACGATATTATTGCTCAAGAAGAAATTTTTGGCCCCGTTATCGCAGTAATTAAAGTTGCTAGTTTTGATGAAGCTTTAGCCGTCGCTAATGGCACAGATTATGCCTTAACGGGCGGTCTTTTCTCTCGCACTCCAGAGCATATTGATCGCGCTAACCGTGAGTTTGAAGTGGGCAATCTTTATATTAATCGCACCATTACAGGGGCGATCGTTTCTCGTCAACCTTTTGGCGGTTTTAAGTTATCGGGAGTGGGTTCAAAGGCAGGTGGCCCTGATTATTTGTTGCAATTTTTAGAGCCGCGTCATGTAACTGAAAATATTCAGCGTCAAGGTTTTGCACCGATTGAAGGAGCAGATCAATAG
- a CDS encoding ISKra4 family transposase, producing MTAKLINVEGSKIKIELTLELSRSMLDTEINIQKGLNEVGCIASKEALKYLDTDGSPLKIGEEIWKSKGEQPKEYQTPYGEVIVNRHVYQRSVGGKTYCPLEREARIIITSTPLLAKQVSSKMSGMAGKEVKNDLLENHGRKVALSYIQRLSEAVGSVVQAKEEAWSYAPPKEDSQIATVGIGLDGTCMLMCEDGYREAMVGTVSLYDSEGERQHTIYLGAAPEYGKKSFLERLEREIERAKNRYPEATLVGIADGAESNWKFLEKQTEEQILDFYHASGYLGALAEALHPNTVSKQKEWLTENCRELKHEKGKAGELLNLMKEVKEEKSHSKNLTEKLQAAITYYENHQHQMDYAEYIEKKYPIGSGVTEAACKTLVKQRLCCSGMRWKEKGAGIILSLRALVLTKERWSQFWAKLDQYGFPVEP from the coding sequence ATGACAGCAAAACTAATTAATGTAGAGGGTTCAAAGATAAAAATAGAACTAACATTAGAACTCAGTCGTTCAATGTTGGATACAGAAATAAATATTCAAAAAGGCTTAAACGAAGTAGGTTGCATCGCCAGCAAAGAAGCCTTGAAATATTTAGATACAGATGGTTCACCCTTAAAAATCGGTGAAGAAATCTGGAAGAGTAAGGGAGAGCAACCGAAAGAATATCAAACACCTTATGGTGAGGTTATAGTGAATCGTCATGTATATCAGCGTTCAGTAGGAGGAAAAACGTATTGCCCCTTAGAAAGAGAAGCAAGGATAATCATAACATCAACGCCATTATTGGCAAAACAGGTATCCTCAAAAATGTCAGGGATGGCAGGCAAAGAGGTGAAAAATGATTTATTAGAAAATCATGGTAGAAAAGTAGCGCTATCCTATATCCAAAGATTGAGTGAAGCAGTAGGAAGTGTGGTACAGGCAAAAGAAGAAGCGTGGAGTTATGCCCCGCCCAAGGAGGATAGCCAAATTGCAACAGTGGGAATAGGATTAGATGGAACCTGTATGCTGATGTGTGAGGATGGCTACCGTGAAGCAATGGTGGGAACCGTTTCCCTATACGATAGTGAGGGAGAACGTCAACATACAATCTATCTAGGTGCGGCACCAGAGTATGGAAAAAAGAGTTTTCTAGAAAGATTAGAAAGAGAAATTGAGCGAGCGAAAAACCGTTATCCAGAGGCAACATTGGTCGGGATAGCAGACGGGGCAGAATCAAATTGGAAGTTTTTAGAAAAGCAAACGGAAGAACAGATATTAGATTTCTATCATGCCTCTGGTTACTTAGGTGCCTTGGCAGAAGCGTTGCATCCTAATACAGTGTCAAAACAAAAAGAATGGTTGACTGAAAATTGTCGAGAACTCAAGCATGAAAAAGGAAAAGCAGGAGAACTGCTAAATCTGATGAAAGAAGTCAAAGAAGAAAAAAGTCATTCTAAGAATCTTACCGAGAAACTACAAGCGGCGATTACTTATTACGAGAATCATCAGCATCAAATGGATTATGCTGAATACATAGAGAAAAAGTATCCGATTGGTTCAGGTGTTACGGAAGCAGCTTGTAAGACGTTGGTCAAACAACGATTATGTTGTTCAGGGATGCGATGGAAGGAAAAAGGAGCAGGAATTATTTTGAGCCTACGAGCTTTGGTATTGACCAAGGAACGATGGAGTCAATTTTGGGCAAAACTTGATCAATATGGGTTCCCTGTAGAACCCTGA
- a CDS encoding IS630 family transposase — MIKLEFTEEDKRLLSYGRFNHPHPRVQLKMEVLWLKSQGLSHQKIAQFAGVSVNTVTSYIRDYQEGGIEKLKEIKFNRPKSELTEHQGKIEAYFESNPPATINEAVKRIEELTGIKRSPTQVRKFLKSIGMRCLKVGTIPSKADVEAQDSYRKKELEPRLEEAKAGKRAVFFVDASHFVMGAFVNFIWCFKRIFIKSPSGRKRFNVLGALNAITHEVIMVTNSSYITGTQVCELLEKIAELGLLIPITLVLDNARYQKCRIVQELAESLGIELLYLPPYSPNLNLIERLWKFVKKKCLYAKYYEDFTQFSAAISGCLEDANVKYKEELDSLLTLRFQRFDKSQIMNV; from the coding sequence ATGATTAAGTTAGAATTTACGGAAGAAGACAAAAGACTGTTGTCTTACGGTCGGTTTAATCACCCGCATCCTAGAGTACAGCTAAAGATGGAAGTTTTATGGTTAAAAAGTCAGGGATTATCTCATCAAAAAATTGCTCAATTCGCAGGAGTTTCAGTAAATACGGTGACAAGCTATATCCGTGATTATCAAGAGGGCGGGATAGAAAAACTAAAAGAAATAAAATTTAATCGCCCGAAAAGCGAGTTAACAGAGCATCAAGGGAAAATTGAGGCATATTTTGAGTCAAATCCACCAGCAACAATAAATGAAGCAGTAAAAAGAATAGAAGAATTAACGGGAATAAAAAGAAGTCCAACGCAAGTCAGAAAATTTTTAAAGTCAATAGGAATGAGGTGTCTAAAGGTGGGAACAATTCCATCAAAAGCAGATGTAGAAGCTCAAGATAGCTATAGGAAAAAAGAGCTAGAACCAAGGCTAGAAGAGGCAAAAGCAGGAAAAAGGGCAGTTTTCTTTGTAGATGCCTCTCATTTTGTAATGGGAGCATTTGTAAATTTTATATGGTGCTTCAAGAGGATTTTTATTAAGTCACCATCAGGGAGAAAACGTTTTAATGTGTTAGGAGCATTAAATGCAATTACCCATGAAGTAATTATGGTAACGAACAGTTCTTATATTACGGGAACTCAGGTTTGTGAACTCCTAGAAAAGATAGCAGAATTAGGACTATTAATACCGATTACGTTGGTATTAGACAATGCTCGTTATCAAAAATGCCGAATTGTGCAGGAGTTGGCAGAATCATTAGGAATAGAGTTACTGTACTTACCTCCTTATTCTCCTAACTTGAATTTAATTGAAAGACTGTGGAAGTTTGTGAAGAAGAAGTGTTTATACGCAAAATATTATGAAGATTTTACGCAGTTTTCTGCAGCAATTTCAGGATGTCTTGAAGATGCTAACGTAAAATATAAGGAGGAGCTTGATTCTTTGCTCACCTTACGATTTCAACGCTTTGATAAATCTCAGATTATGAACGTTTGA
- a CDS encoding transposase family protein gives MEARRKYTVRYEEYVYNRVNVSSVEQVSREEALSWDKVHGIYQRQCEKKKKIGKG, from the coding sequence ATGGAAGCACGTAGAAAATATACAGTGCGGTATGAAGAATATGTGTATAATCGAGTAAATGTGAGCAGTGTGGAACAAGTAAGCCGAGAAGAAGCCCTATCTTGGGATAAAGTTCATGGAATTTATCAACGTCAATGTGAAAAGAAAAAAAAGATTGGCAAGGGATAA
- a CDS encoding transposase, whose translation MVGDLEKGELIEVIDSHQKDEIIEALMEKPLEVREAVEEVSVDMWGGFPKVIEKVFPNAVILTDRFHVMKAVNEELNKIRKQTSFTLKIKGEKWLLLKNKKDLTEEELQKLELVLKQSNRLRKVYEYKESFREIYEKVKDKEEGRLKFTEWLENAKSIYTDVIRAC comes from the coding sequence GTGGTAGGAGACCTAGAAAAAGGAGAATTAATAGAAGTAATTGATAGTCATCAAAAAGATGAAATAATTGAAGCCCTGATGGAGAAACCATTAGAGGTAAGAGAAGCTGTCGAGGAAGTGAGTGTGGATATGTGGGGAGGATTTCCAAAAGTAATAGAAAAAGTGTTTCCTAATGCGGTAATTTTGACGGATAGATTTCATGTAATGAAAGCGGTGAATGAAGAATTAAATAAAATCCGTAAACAGACAAGTTTTACTCTAAAAATTAAGGGAGAAAAGTGGCTATTATTAAAAAATAAAAAAGACCTGACAGAGGAGGAATTACAAAAACTAGAATTGGTGTTAAAGCAATCAAATCGTTTACGAAAAGTCTATGAGTATAAAGAATCATTTCGAGAGATATATGAAAAAGTAAAGGACAAGGAGGAAGGACGTTTAAAATTCACAGAATGGCTAGAGAATGCTAAAAGCATTTATACAGATGTAATTAGGGCTTGCTGA
- a CDS encoding transposase yields MQLCQRLEQILENLRPAFSREATYQWFILLAWGVVLNSQPSAITSYVNALGLTESYYHQALHWFESKAFNVKGLTLGWSKWVSQHENLYRIKEKRVYVGDGIKVGKEGRKMPGVKRLHQESGNVAKPEWIRGHYFNALSVLVGAGKACFALPLVLRLDDGIKSKATAKEGKKGSKKEKTTLVTKMGELCTTYAEAGSYVILDAYFACGAVLKSFRQNALHLITRVRCSTVAYAPFSSVPTLRGKGRPRLWGSSIKLESLFALVEDFPTAKVWPYGQQVSVSYQCFEFHWDSPHQLVKFVLTQLPNGQRLILLSTDLCLTGPEIIAAYGLRFKIEVTFRQLIHLLGGFAYRFWLKALPTLPTWPSNLILPDYPQTVQTQILNKVEAFERFVNLHVIVLGLLQILSLEGCDL; encoded by the coding sequence ATGCAACTATGTCAGCGACTAGAGCAAATCCTAGAGAATCTCCGTCCCGCCTTTAGCCGAGAAGCAACGTACCAATGGTTTATCCTATTAGCCTGGGGAGTAGTGCTCAACAGCCAACCGAGCGCAATAACAAGCTATGTCAATGCCTTAGGGTTAACAGAGAGCTACTACCATCAGGCACTACATTGGTTTGAATCCAAGGCATTTAACGTCAAAGGACTGACCTTGGGATGGTCGAAGTGGGTAAGTCAGCATGAAAATCTATATCGAATCAAGGAAAAACGAGTGTATGTGGGGGATGGAATCAAAGTGGGGAAAGAAGGGCGCAAGATGCCAGGGGTAAAACGACTACACCAAGAATCCGGAAATGTGGCGAAGCCAGAATGGATAAGGGGGCATTACTTCAATGCCTTGAGTGTTTTGGTGGGAGCAGGAAAAGCCTGCTTTGCCTTGCCCTTAGTGTTGCGGCTAGACGATGGCATCAAGTCCAAAGCAACGGCAAAGGAAGGGAAAAAAGGCAGCAAAAAAGAGAAGACTACTCTAGTCACGAAAATGGGGGAGCTTTGCACTACCTACGCAGAGGCGGGAAGCTATGTGATTTTGGATGCTTACTTCGCTTGTGGAGCAGTGCTCAAAAGTTTTCGCCAAAATGCCTTGCATCTTATCACCCGAGTGCGTTGCTCTACAGTGGCATATGCTCCCTTTTCTTCCGTTCCGACCTTGAGGGGGAAAGGACGACCACGGCTTTGGGGGAGTTCAATAAAACTAGAAAGCCTGTTTGCTCTTGTGGAGGATTTTCCCACCGCTAAAGTCTGGCCCTATGGTCAACAAGTCTCCGTTTCTTATCAGTGCTTTGAGTTCCACTGGGATAGTCCCCATCAGCTCGTTAAGTTTGTCCTCACCCAATTGCCCAACGGACAAAGACTGATTCTGCTTTCTACTGACCTCTGTTTGACTGGACCTGAGATTATTGCCGCTTACGGTCTCCGATTTAAGATTGAAGTCACTTTTCGTCAATTAATCCATCTTTTGGGCGGCTTTGCCTATCGTTTTTGGCTTAAGGCTCTTCCTACTTTACCGACCTGGCCTAGCAATCTTATCCTCCCTGACTATCCCCAAACTGTTCAGACTCAGATTTTAAACAAAGTAGAAGCCTTTGAGCGTTTTGTTAATCTTCATGTCATTGTTCTCGGCTTACTTCAAATTCTTTCCTTAGAGGGGTGCGACCTTTAG
- a CDS encoding IS4 family transposase, with amino-acid sequence MTTAAVEEYKIMLSVGDTTFLDYRNIKEKREGYGPTGKGGNGLILHSALAIEPEKGQVLGLLWQKLWNREVKEKPPTDETAKQKKERQKEQRKAARQRPFEEKESYKWVEALNTCEKQVESSTRVIHVFDREGDVSEVFDSVRQLKHTGVLVRASHNRSLDKNSERLWQHLESEPIRFHQEIEIPSTGKRKARKVKLAVRFCSVNLRTPYRFDNRDPLNVYAVYATEIDCPEGETPLSWMLLTTEVVETIEMAVTILRWYTYRWRVEEFHKVLKSGCQSERYRLASDGMKTLLGFLSVIAVELLHVTYLHRTQPDALAIEILNPLQLQVLKAAASQKLPPILTVAWAVESVAFLGGYLEHRRKTPLGIQVLWRGWLKLHDLCQGWQLAIRT; translated from the coding sequence ATGACAACTGCCGCCGTAGAAGAATATAAGATAATGCTATCAGTCGGAGATACGACCTTCTTAGATTATCGCAATATCAAGGAAAAAAGGGAAGGGTATGGGCCGACTGGAAAAGGAGGGAATGGATTAATACTGCATAGTGCTTTAGCAATTGAGCCAGAAAAAGGACAAGTATTAGGTTTATTATGGCAAAAACTGTGGAATAGGGAGGTAAAAGAAAAGCCCCCAACAGATGAAACGGCGAAGCAGAAAAAAGAAAGACAGAAAGAACAAAGAAAAGCAGCTCGTCAAAGACCATTTGAGGAAAAAGAATCCTACAAATGGGTAGAGGCTCTAAACACCTGTGAGAAACAGGTAGAAAGTTCAACGAGGGTAATTCATGTATTTGACAGAGAAGGAGATGTTTCAGAAGTCTTTGACTCAGTGCGTCAACTCAAGCATACAGGAGTGCTGGTCAGAGCGTCTCATAATCGTAGTTTAGACAAAAATAGTGAACGACTTTGGCAACATTTGGAATCAGAACCGATTCGTTTTCATCAAGAAATCGAGATTCCGAGTACAGGAAAAAGAAAAGCACGGAAGGTTAAGCTTGCCGTCCGATTTTGCTCAGTTAATCTACGAACTCCCTATCGTTTTGATAATCGTGACCCGTTGAATGTCTATGCTGTTTATGCGACAGAAATCGATTGTCCCGAAGGCGAAACTCCTTTATCTTGGATGCTTCTGACTACAGAAGTTGTTGAGACTATTGAGATGGCTGTCACTATTCTTCGTTGGTACACCTACCGATGGCGGGTTGAAGAATTTCATAAAGTCCTTAAGTCTGGTTGTCAGAGTGAGCGTTATCGACTTGCCTCTGATGGAATGAAAACTCTTTTGGGTTTTTTAAGTGTCATTGCTGTTGAACTTTTACACGTTACTTATCTTCATCGTACCCAGCCCGATGCTCTCGCGATTGAAATTCTTAATCCTCTTCAACTTCAGGTGTTAAAAGCAGCCGCCTCTCAAAAACTTCCCCCTATTTTGACTGTTGCTTGGGCTGTCGAGTCTGTTGCTTTTCTTGGTGGTTATCTTGAACATCGTCGTAAAACTCCTCTCGGTATCCAAGTCCTTTGGCGCGGTTGGTTGAAGTTGCATGACCTTTGCCAAGGCTGGCAGCTTGCAATCCGCACTTAA
- a CDS encoding transposase, which translates to MLEWWTKNFASCELGDERLNNRAFSIGKKLSEGFGKALSEVFKGGNELKRAYEFLGIRKQTLSR; encoded by the coding sequence ATGTTGGAATGGTGGACAAAAAACTTTGCCAGTTGTGAATTGGGAGACGAGAGGCTAAACAATCGTGCCTTCTCGATTGGGAAAAAGTTAAGTGAGGGGTTTGGAAAAGCCTTATCAGAAGTGTTTAAGGGAGGAAACGAGTTAAAGAGGGCCTATGAATTTTTGGGAATCCGAAAACAGACTTTGTCAAGATAA
- a CDS encoding TGS domain-containing protein, with translation MDYPYHIVASFSPLLDLLLEPEQPDDRIAQLKQAIQAGELYIEVSPITINSAIRYIELKYPRLNEQKRLTSELLDWVRVNSEHGIEYHNILEEANNLRPYPDSLAFEDIVNLVFAKEIGGGSVYLTDEPVVIQEFIANKNLGLEYQDLPIFDLESLADWLDKDSPFNDSRGVIISRTPAGKEIQLSFDPQTNKHPTPVDFAYGVHTNIGHRCQGALINGKEVSLNTQLRDNQIVQIIERPDQCPDRAWLVVCQFSICG, from the coding sequence TTGGACTATCCTTATCACATCGTTGCCAGTTTTTCTCCCCTACTAGACCTCTTGCTTGAGCCAGAACAGCCAGATGATCGCATTGCTCAACTCAAACAAGCGATTCAAGCAGGGGAACTTTATATCGAAGTTTCGCCGATTACTATCAATTCAGCAATTCGTTATATTGAGCTAAAATATCCCCGTCTTAATGAACAAAAAAGACTGACCAGTGAATTACTCGATTGGGTTCGGGTTAATTCAGAGCATGGCATTGAGTACCACAATATTTTAGAAGAAGCGAATAATTTACGTCCTTACCCAGATAGTCTGGCTTTTGAAGATATTGTTAATCTTGTCTTTGCCAAGGAAATTGGTGGTGGCTCAGTCTATCTTACCGATGAGCCTGTTGTCATACAAGAATTTATTGCTAATAAAAATCTCGGTTTAGAATATCAAGATTTACCAATTTTTGACTTAGAATCGTTGGCTGATTGGTTAGACAAGGATTCTCCATTTAATGATTCCAGAGGAGTGATTATTTCCAGAACTCCTGCGGGTAAAGAGATTCAACTAAGCTTTGATCCCCAAACTAATAAGCATCCAACCCCTGTAGATTTTGCCTATGGAGTGCATACAAATATTGGCCATCGCTGTCAAGGAGCCTTAATTAACGGCAAAGAGGTTTCTCTTAATACACAATTACGGGATAATCAGATTGTTCAAATCATTGAACGGCCTGATCAATGTCCTGATCGCGCTTGGCTAGTGGTCTGTCAATTTTCTATTTGTGGATAA